From a single Loigolactobacillus coryniformis subsp. coryniformis KCTC 3167 = DSM 20001 genomic region:
- a CDS encoding cation-translocating P-type ATPase produces MGQQKIKAAGEYANVPIEQVYQQFKTSAAGLSNQEAAKRLTTYGQNTIQRGQRQSQFKLFIKNFTSLMAILLWVSGIIALFAGMLELAIAIWAVNLINGIFSFWQEHAAQKATDSLRQMLPAYTQVLRDGQQQRLDAVDLVPGDIFTIQAGNSVCADARLISATGLQVDESALTGESVPESKTVAYHPGDGKFAETNIVYAGTMAASGNAQAIALNTGMTTEFGQIAQLTQNQRDNVSPLQKELNHLTQQISLLAILIGVLFFLLAIFFVHYPIAKSFIFALGMIVAFIPEGLLPTVTLSLAQGVQRMAKKHALVKDLSSVETLGETTVICSDKTGTLTQNQMTVNHIWLLSGEYEVTGQGYVNNGQINIGQQAYTFGQLHDLDLLLQISVLNNNTTVKAPENSGQQAKILGTPTEAALIILAEKAQLDRPALQAKLPRQQEFPFDSERKRMTTIQTVDQQPVAYVKGALDGLLAISTTILDNGQVRPLTDQDRQQILAADKRYAAAGLRSLAMAYRQLQPQTTWVQADVEQQLTFVGLTIMADPPRPEIYAAVAKCHAANIRIIMVTGDSALTAKSIACKIGITSDQARVVTGDELTNMTDADLKAALSDELIFARVAPEQKYRVVTMLQSMGEIVASTGDGVNDAPALKKADIGVAMGMTGTDVAKDAADMILTDDNFASIVAAIEEGRTVYSNIQKFLLYILNSNLPEAAPSVVFLFSRGLVPLPLTVMQILTVDLGTDMLPALGLGAEKSEPGIMAQPPRSHNAHLLNRRILLKAFGWYGLIAAILSTIGYFLTNRVNGWTMANLATGGFDYRQATTMTLATIIFCQIAAALNCRTQRSSIFRIGIFSNRKIIGGIIVEVLLLLALMYLPELQIIFNTAPLRGGEWLYLLAIPIPLLLIEEARKYWLRRRSTH; encoded by the coding sequence ATGGGGCAACAAAAAATTAAAGCAGCTGGCGAATACGCTAACGTACCAATAGAACAAGTTTATCAACAGTTCAAAACAAGTGCTGCCGGATTAAGTAATCAAGAAGCAGCAAAGCGATTGACCACTTATGGGCAGAATACGATTCAACGAGGCCAACGCCAATCGCAATTTAAGTTGTTCATCAAAAATTTCACCAGCTTAATGGCAATTCTTTTATGGGTCAGTGGGATCATTGCTTTATTTGCCGGTATGTTGGAATTAGCGATCGCTATTTGGGCGGTCAATTTGATCAATGGTATTTTCAGTTTTTGGCAGGAGCACGCGGCTCAAAAAGCCACTGATTCCTTACGGCAAATGTTGCCCGCGTACACACAAGTCTTACGCGATGGCCAGCAACAGCGGCTGGATGCGGTAGATCTAGTACCAGGCGATATTTTCACGATTCAAGCGGGCAATAGCGTCTGCGCCGATGCTCGCTTGATCTCCGCCACTGGCTTACAAGTCGATGAATCAGCATTGACTGGCGAATCTGTACCGGAGTCAAAAACAGTAGCTTACCATCCCGGCGATGGTAAATTTGCCGAAACCAATATTGTTTATGCCGGTACAATGGCTGCTAGTGGTAACGCCCAGGCGATTGCGCTAAATACCGGTATGACCACTGAATTTGGTCAAATCGCTCAGTTAACCCAAAACCAGCGTGATAACGTTAGTCCTTTGCAAAAAGAACTGAATCATTTGACCCAGCAGATTTCGTTGCTAGCTATTTTGATCGGTGTGTTATTCTTTCTTTTAGCGATCTTCTTCGTTCACTACCCGATCGCGAAGTCGTTTATCTTTGCTTTAGGTATGATCGTTGCCTTTATTCCTGAAGGGTTATTGCCAACCGTGACGTTGTCACTGGCGCAAGGGGTTCAACGGATGGCTAAAAAGCACGCCTTAGTCAAGGATTTGTCCAGTGTAGAAACTTTAGGTGAAACTACGGTGATCTGTTCCGATAAAACTGGGACACTGACCCAAAATCAAATGACCGTTAACCATATTTGGTTGCTAAGTGGCGAATATGAGGTTACCGGACAAGGTTACGTCAACAACGGTCAAATCAATATTGGCCAACAAGCTTACACATTTGGCCAGCTGCACGATCTCGATCTATTGTTGCAAATTAGTGTACTGAACAACAACACCACCGTTAAAGCACCGGAAAATAGTGGTCAACAGGCTAAAATTCTGGGTACACCAACCGAAGCAGCACTCATTATTTTAGCTGAAAAGGCACAGCTTGATCGACCAGCTTTACAAGCTAAACTACCGCGGCAACAGGAATTCCCATTTGATTCTGAACGGAAACGGATGACCACGATTCAAACTGTCGATCAACAACCAGTGGCTTACGTTAAAGGTGCTTTAGATGGTTTATTGGCGATCAGCACTACGATTTTAGACAACGGTCAAGTACGGCCGCTCACTGATCAAGATCGCCAGCAAATTTTAGCGGCTGATAAGCGTTATGCGGCCGCCGGTTTACGCTCTTTAGCGATGGCTTATCGGCAGCTGCAGCCACAAACAACGTGGGTTCAGGCTGATGTTGAACAGCAGTTGACTTTTGTTGGCTTGACGATCATGGCTGATCCACCGCGGCCGGAAATCTATGCCGCCGTCGCTAAATGTCACGCCGCCAATATTCGAATCATTATGGTCACTGGCGATAGTGCCTTGACCGCCAAAAGCATTGCCTGCAAAATCGGTATTACTAGCGATCAGGCCCGTGTAGTCACTGGTGATGAACTAACCAATATGACTGACGCTGACTTAAAAGCAGCTTTAAGTGATGAGCTGATTTTTGCCCGTGTCGCCCCAGAACAAAAGTATCGCGTTGTCACCATGCTGCAAAGTATGGGCGAGATCGTTGCTTCCACCGGTGATGGTGTCAATGACGCGCCTGCCCTGAAAAAAGCGGATATCGGCGTGGCCATGGGGATGACTGGCACCGACGTCGCCAAAGACGCTGCTGACATGATTTTAACCGATGATAATTTTGCCTCGATCGTCGCGGCAATCGAAGAAGGCCGAACTGTTTACAGCAATATCCAGAAATTTTTGCTGTACATCCTTAACAGTAACCTACCGGAGGCTGCCCCTTCAGTCGTTTTCCTATTTAGCCGCGGTTTAGTACCGCTACCGTTAACCGTTATGCAGATCTTGACCGTTGACCTCGGTACTGACATGTTGCCCGCATTAGGTTTAGGAGCAGAAAAAAGTGAACCCGGAATTATGGCACAACCGCCACGGTCCCATAACGCGCATCTGCTTAATCGGCGGATTCTTTTAAAAGCATTTGGTTGGTATGGGTTGATTGCGGCTATCCTCTCAACGATTGGTTACTTCTTGACGAACCGCGTCAACGGTTGGACAATGGCTAATTTAGCCACTGGTGGATTTGATTATCGTCAAGCCACCACAATGACACTGGCAACGATCATCTTTTGCCAAATCGCTGCAGCATTAAATTGCCGGACCCAGCGCTCATCCATTTTCCGCATTGGGATCTTCAGTAACCGTAAAATTATCGGAGGGATCATTGTCGAAGTACTACTATTACTGGCGCTAATGTACCTACCCGAACTGCAGATCATCTTCAATACCGCCCCATTACGCGGTGGCGAGTGGCTATATCTATTAGCCATTCCGATTCCACTATTGTTGATCGAAGAAGCACGGAAGTATTGGTTGCGGCGGCGTAGCACACATTAA
- a CDS encoding ethanolamine ammonia-lyase subunit EutB: protein MQLNTKLNQKVYQFTSVKEVLAKANEEKSGDQLAGLAASSQQERIAAKFVLSNLTLNDLFNYPVIDYAEDEVTRTIIDQVDLTIFDKIKYWTVAELREWLLASQTTGAAIQKLTPGLTAEMIAAVCKLMSNLDLITAAKKITIEKTANTTIGRSGTFSARLQPNHPIDDWSGILASTMEGLSMGNGDAVIGINPVIDEPTHVASLIRKLEQFRLCYQIPTQICVLAHITTQMAAIKQGANAGLLFQSIAGSEKANTAFGINRQLLLDAKTLAISENCVSGPNVMYFETGQGSELSAEANFGADQVTMEARCYGFAKGFDSFLVNTVVGFIGPEYLYDGKQVIRAGLEDHFMGKLTGLSMGCDACYTNHMQADQNDIENLTMLLATAGCNYIMGVPQADDIMLNYQSTGFQETATIRDLLNLTPTAEFTQWLEKMGFWQDGHLTSLAGDASAFTAISRKEVLL from the coding sequence ATGCAATTGAATACCAAACTCAATCAAAAAGTTTATCAGTTTACTTCAGTCAAGGAAGTACTCGCCAAAGCAAATGAAGAAAAATCCGGTGATCAGTTAGCTGGCCTTGCTGCTAGTAGCCAGCAAGAACGAATTGCAGCCAAATTTGTATTAAGCAATCTGACGCTAAATGATTTGTTCAATTATCCAGTGATCGATTACGCAGAAGATGAAGTCACCCGTACGATCATCGACCAAGTTGATTTAACCATTTTCGACAAAATTAAATATTGGACAGTTGCGGAGCTGCGCGAATGGTTATTAGCCAGCCAAACAACTGGGGCAGCTATTCAAAAATTAACTCCAGGACTGACCGCAGAAATGATTGCCGCTGTGTGTAAACTAATGTCCAACTTAGATCTGATCACCGCCGCCAAGAAAATAACCATTGAAAAAACCGCCAACACAACGATCGGCCGCTCAGGAACTTTTTCTGCTCGACTACAACCCAATCATCCCATTGACGATTGGTCGGGTATTTTGGCTAGTACAATGGAGGGCTTGAGTATGGGAAATGGTGATGCAGTGATTGGTATCAATCCGGTGATCGATGAACCAACTCACGTGGCAAGCTTGATCAGAAAACTAGAACAGTTTCGTCTGTGCTACCAAATTCCAACGCAAATTTGTGTGTTAGCTCACATCACCACCCAAATGGCCGCCATCAAACAAGGCGCCAACGCTGGCTTATTATTTCAATCGATTGCCGGCTCAGAAAAAGCCAATACTGCCTTTGGCATCAATCGGCAGTTATTGCTAGATGCCAAAACACTAGCTATCAGCGAAAATTGTGTCAGCGGTCCCAACGTGATGTACTTCGAAACCGGTCAAGGCTCAGAATTATCTGCCGAAGCTAACTTTGGTGCTGATCAAGTGACCATGGAGGCTCGCTGTTACGGCTTTGCTAAAGGCTTTGATTCTTTTCTAGTCAACACAGTTGTTGGTTTTATCGGCCCTGAATACTTATACGACGGAAAACAAGTGATCCGCGCCGGTTTGGAAGACCATTTTATGGGTAAGCTCACTGGATTATCGATGGGCTGCGATGCTTGCTACACCAACCATATGCAAGCTGATCAAAATGACATCGAGAACTTGACCATGTTGCTGGCCACCGCTGGCTGCAACTACATCATGGGTGTGCCCCAAGCCGATGACATTATGCTGAATTATCAAAGCACTGGGTTCCAGGAAACAGCGACGATCCGCGACCTGCTTAATTTGACACCTACCGCTGAATTTACCCAGTGGCTAGAAAAAATGGGCTTCTGGCAAGATGGTCATTTGACATCACTAGCCGGCGATGCTAGTGCTTTTACCGCTATTTCACGAAAGGAAGTTTTACTATGA
- the eutC gene encoding ethanolamine ammonia-lyase subunit EutC, translating into MMQFDEEADLQIMSPAQFKRNPHCRRVSPIDPIPLVDSYQQKQHQQILLTPINRQKLLEMKIATPARIGLGRCGTRYLTQPRLKFLADHAAARDAVLTEVTPKFIQQLGLITAKTTCQNKQDYLKNPPKGRQFTATALQQLTSQLPQYATIQLIIGDGLSSAAITSNLGQLLPLLQHTFKKAGTPIDRDHIPFIKYARVAAMDAIGATTKADVVCMLIGERPGLVSANSLSAYIAYRPEVGMPEARRTVISNIHAGGTTVQKAAQQINAACQAMLRYHLSGVALKQKLASSTKTSQRIAN; encoded by the coding sequence ATGATGCAATTTGATGAAGAAGCCGATCTACAAATCATGTCTCCAGCGCAATTTAAGCGCAACCCCCATTGTCGCCGTGTTAGTCCAATTGATCCAATCCCCTTGGTCGATTCTTACCAACAAAAACAGCACCAACAAATTTTACTCACGCCAATCAATCGTCAAAAGTTATTAGAAATGAAAATAGCTACACCGGCTAGAATTGGTCTTGGTCGTTGCGGCACGCGCTATTTAACCCAACCACGATTGAAATTTTTAGCCGATCACGCCGCTGCACGCGATGCAGTTTTAACCGAGGTCACGCCTAAATTTATTCAACAACTTGGCTTGATCACCGCAAAAACGACTTGTCAAAACAAACAAGACTATCTTAAAAATCCGCCTAAAGGGCGCCAATTCACTGCGACTGCATTACAACAGTTAACCAGCCAATTACCTCAATACGCTACTATTCAGCTTATTATCGGCGATGGCCTGAGTTCTGCCGCAATCACAAGCAATCTTGGTCAACTATTGCCGCTGTTACAACACACGTTTAAAAAGGCTGGCACCCCAATCGATCGTGACCACATTCCTTTCATCAAATACGCTCGGGTAGCCGCAATGGATGCCATTGGCGCCACCACCAAAGCCGATGTAGTTTGTATGTTGATCGGTGAGCGCCCTGGTTTAGTTAGCGCTAATTCTTTGAGTGCATATATCGCCTATCGCCCAGAAGTCGGCATGCCCGAAGCCCGCCGCACCGTCATTTCTAACATTCACGCTGGTGGTACCACCGTTCAAAAAGCTGCCCAGCAAATCAACGCTGCTTGCCAAGCTATGCTGCGGTACCACTTATCTGGCGTTGCGTTGAAACAAAAGTTAGCCTCTAGCACAAAGACATCACAAAGAATAGCCAATTAA
- a CDS encoding amino acid permease yields the protein MVLGFSLILLVIILIGGIIWQASRSVQSARAAGHSQTQLHSFGYKQELLRDMGGFSNFAVSFSIISILTGAVTLYGYGFNQGGPGVMGLGWPIVTFFVLFVAAAMAELTSSISTSGAIYHWAAILGGPTWGWLTAWLNLVGQVTIVAGIDFGCASFTAALLFAQPTKPQTLIVFAIILLSHAVLNHVGIRIIDKLNSISAFYHLIGVLLIIGVLVYFGPKHSVGYIFTTNFSTVTSGSTPYWFAFLLGLLQAQWTLTGYDASAHTSEETLDPQVRAPWGVFLSVAISGIFGYILLALVTMSIKNPLAVAQSGDNAFMTVIQQAVGGTIGQAILWLVTIAMWFCGLSAITSASRIVFAFSRDNGLPFSKLWAKVSPRYHTPAAAIWLVSGIAFLSSLSDNVYAIVTSLSVIGLYSSYFIPIALKIRARLRGAWTAADDGPWNLRKWSMPVNLIACLWIIFLVSLMIISPSTITLTKHLTLHYATGEIFIAVIVLLCLDYYFSARKKFAGPHLGSYEGISVRLQHKSKTRLAKLGLDPK from the coding sequence ATGGTATTAGGTTTCAGTCTGATTTTACTCGTTATTATTTTGATCGGCGGTATCATTTGGCAAGCTAGTCGTAGTGTCCAATCGGCTCGTGCTGCTGGTCATTCACAAACACAATTACATTCCTTCGGTTACAAACAAGAATTGTTACGCGATATGGGTGGTTTTTCCAACTTTGCCGTTTCCTTTTCGATTATTTCGATTCTGACCGGTGCCGTCACCTTATATGGCTACGGTTTTAACCAAGGTGGCCCTGGCGTTATGGGTCTTGGTTGGCCGATTGTTACCTTTTTCGTTTTATTCGTAGCCGCCGCTATGGCTGAACTGACCTCGTCGATCTCCACCAGTGGTGCGATCTATCACTGGGCTGCGATCCTAGGCGGACCAACGTGGGGTTGGCTCACCGCTTGGTTAAACCTTGTTGGCCAAGTGACGATCGTTGCCGGGATCGACTTTGGTTGTGCCAGCTTTACTGCTGCATTGCTATTTGCACAGCCGACCAAGCCGCAAACTTTGATTGTTTTCGCAATTATTCTATTATCCCACGCCGTTTTAAACCATGTTGGTATCCGTATCATTGATAAACTCAATTCTATTTCGGCTTTTTATCATTTGATCGGCGTATTGCTGATCATCGGCGTATTAGTCTACTTTGGCCCGAAACATTCAGTCGGCTATATTTTCACCACTAACTTTTCTACCGTCACTTCCGGCAGTACTCCTTACTGGTTTGCCTTTCTACTGGGTTTGTTACAAGCGCAGTGGACGCTGACTGGCTATGATGCTTCCGCCCACACCAGTGAAGAAACTTTGGATCCACAAGTTAGGGCTCCATGGGGTGTTTTCCTTTCCGTCGCGATCTCCGGTATTTTTGGTTATATTTTGTTAGCCTTGGTCACTATGTCAATCAAAAATCCGCTGGCTGTAGCCCAAAGTGGAGATAACGCCTTTATGACCGTAATCCAACAAGCAGTTGGCGGCACCATCGGTCAAGCAATCTTATGGCTAGTCACGATTGCCATGTGGTTCTGTGGCCTATCAGCAATCACCTCCGCATCACGCATCGTGTTCGCCTTTAGTCGGGACAATGGCCTGCCATTTTCCAAGTTGTGGGCCAAAGTTTCACCTCGTTACCATACGCCGGCCGCTGCAATTTGGTTAGTCAGTGGCATCGCTTTTTTGTCCAGCCTGTCCGATAACGTTTATGCAATCGTTACTTCATTAAGTGTAATCGGCTTATACAGTTCCTACTTCATTCCCATCGCCTTAAAGATCCGCGCACGGCTACGCGGGGCTTGGACCGCCGCTGACGATGGCCCTTGGAATTTGCGTAAATGGAGTATGCCAGTAAACTTGATTGCTTGTTTGTGGATCATCTTCTTGGTCAGTTTGATGATCATTTCGCCAAGTACGATCACCCTGACCAAACACCTGACCTTGCATTACGCGACTGGCGAAATCTTCATTGCCGTGATCGTCCTGTTGTGTCTCGACTACTACTTCAGTGCTCGCAAAAAATTTGCTGGTCCCCATCTCGGTAGTTACGAAGGCATCAGTGTTCGTTTACAACACAAATCAAAAACACGGCTAGCTAAATTAGGTTTAGATCCTAAATAA
- a CDS encoding DUF2207 domain-containing protein, protein MRQRLKWLLVLIGGLLIFGWSAAVQARSYDITDYDMAIDVAKDGSAAVTQKVRYDFDGDFNGVYYNQDTAGIDGMTALSVAVQSSSGVKALTASNTEAPGTYTTTDSNNRRQIKVFYPVSDDTVTFLYRYRLNGVVTNYRDTAELNWKVIGTGWDVPLNNVKVTIQLPQKNVRQLQAWTHGPLSGNTKVERKAGRVVITLDKNPANTFVESHMLFPTAVTADNAKTSDKNRKKAVQQQEADFAKEANAVRRRAQLIPSLIAFASLILGGIVLVTQLFWLRKHPAERYPEPAPIKHWYDIPEYPPAVAQRLVNAFGPNKKAFTATLMDLAVAKKITITATKVGNKDTFALAPTDKFTNPERVFKLLFETVPRRNRDEGVTLVDIKNYGRTDKSGRLSKAYEDWEMRVRGAVDELHYENTINGQIRNRAWVIAVASTVFAAGASVAALFTFPSVRVPLWGLSVLLVLAGWILLLVKTHALPRYTQLGAQKINEVRGFKQMLEDVGHFDMAQVGDLILWDRILPYAVAFGSADKVVAALKMNFSEEQLATSMPINYPLFIYGYGGFGGQADFGEAFTSGFGSSLAASHSASSNVGGGSGGFSGGNSGGFGGGSGGGAF, encoded by the coding sequence ATGCGGCAACGGCTAAAGTGGCTGTTAGTGCTGATAGGTGGTTTGTTGATATTTGGCTGGTCTGCAGCGGTGCAGGCTAGAAGTTATGATATTACTGATTATGATATGGCAATTGATGTCGCGAAAGATGGTAGTGCGGCGGTAACGCAGAAGGTACGGTACGATTTTGATGGTGACTTTAATGGAGTTTACTATAATCAGGATACGGCGGGGATCGATGGGATGACTGCGCTTAGTGTAGCGGTGCAATCTAGCTCAGGAGTCAAGGCCTTGACGGCTAGTAATACGGAAGCACCTGGGACCTACACAACGACTGATAGTAATAACCGGCGCCAGATAAAGGTATTCTATCCGGTTAGTGATGATACAGTGACCTTTTTATATCGCTACCGCTTGAATGGTGTGGTGACCAATTATCGCGACACCGCTGAATTGAACTGGAAAGTGATCGGTACCGGCTGGGACGTACCACTAAATAATGTAAAAGTGACAATTCAATTGCCGCAGAAAAATGTGCGTCAGCTGCAAGCGTGGACGCACGGACCGTTATCTGGTAATACCAAGGTTGAACGTAAGGCTGGTCGTGTAGTGATCACTTTGGATAAAAATCCAGCCAACACTTTTGTTGAGAGTCATATGTTGTTTCCAACGGCGGTGACCGCGGACAACGCGAAGACTAGTGATAAAAATCGTAAAAAAGCGGTTCAGCAGCAGGAGGCTGATTTTGCTAAGGAAGCCAACGCGGTACGGCGGCGGGCACAATTGATCCCGAGTTTGATTGCTTTTGCCAGTCTGATTTTAGGTGGTATTGTATTAGTAACGCAGCTATTCTGGTTACGCAAGCATCCAGCCGAACGTTACCCAGAACCAGCACCAATCAAGCATTGGTACGATATTCCCGAATATCCGCCTGCGGTTGCCCAACGTTTGGTGAACGCTTTTGGCCCGAACAAAAAAGCCTTTACGGCCACATTGATGGATTTGGCGGTGGCAAAGAAAATCACGATCACGGCGACTAAAGTTGGCAATAAAGATACTTTTGCGTTGGCACCGACCGATAAATTTACCAATCCGGAGCGTGTTTTCAAATTATTATTTGAAACCGTGCCTCGCCGCAATCGTGATGAAGGAGTCACATTGGTGGATATTAAAAACTACGGGCGAACCGATAAAAGCGGGCGTTTAAGCAAAGCGTACGAAGATTGGGAAATGCGTGTTCGTGGTGCGGTTGATGAATTGCATTATGAAAATACGATTAATGGGCAAATTCGTAATCGCGCTTGGGTGATCGCGGTGGCTAGCACAGTCTTTGCAGCCGGTGCAAGTGTGGCCGCGCTGTTCACTTTCCCTAGTGTCCGGGTACCATTGTGGGGCCTGTCGGTGTTGTTAGTATTAGCCGGCTGGATATTACTTTTAGTTAAAACGCACGCGTTGCCACGTTATACTCAACTTGGCGCGCAGAAAATTAACGAAGTCCGCGGTTTTAAGCAAATGTTGGAAGATGTTGGTCATTTTGATATGGCACAAGTCGGTGATTTAATTCTCTGGGATCGCATTTTACCTTATGCAGTGGCATTTGGCTCTGCGGATAAGGTTGTCGCCGCATTGAAGATGAACTTTAGTGAGGAACAATTGGCGACCAGCATGCCGATCAACTATCCACTATTTATTTACGGTTATGGTGGTTTTGGTGGCCAAGCCGACTTTGGTGAAGCGTTCACCAGCGGTTTCGGTAGTAGTTTAGCGGCCAGTCATAGTGCCAGCTCTAATGTGGGCGGCGGCTCTGGTGGTTTCTCCGGCGGGAACTCTGGCGGTTTTGGCGGTGGTTCCGGTGGCGGTGCGTTTTAA
- a CDS encoding CynX/NimT family MFS transporter: MQKRYRWLLLGIILVGTCLRMPITAIPALLGTIQRSLQLPASLLGSLTTIPLLCFALLSPFAPQLARRWGNELTIFIALVFLTLGDFLRGFSAIWLLVGTLLLGVGIAVMNVLVPAVIADHFLQRLGSVTSLYTFSMTLFSAVGAGASAPLAKQFGWQPVLQILALIAGMIALLWLPNLRLNHRLVPANNQPKVRSVWRVRGAWLMTVMMGIQSLLFYTVLTWLPKIMTSRGVPATTSGLMLGLFQLAALPAAYFIPTLAAKAKQRSDLIWAICGMFVLGLAGLLVPSHSLWYLGVLCVLLGLASTGAFGLCMTLFSLKTTTAAETAAISGMAQSAGYLLAAVGPVSFGLVYGALHSWTLLLLILLVLDVMMLIVGLAVERQQTIFD; encoded by the coding sequence ATGCAGAAGCGCTATCGTTGGTTATTATTGGGAATTATTCTGGTAGGGACTTGTTTGCGGATGCCGATCACAGCGATTCCGGCGTTGTTGGGTACGATCCAGCGTAGTTTACAGTTGCCGGCTAGTTTATTAGGAAGTTTGACAACAATTCCGTTGTTGTGTTTTGCGTTATTATCGCCGTTTGCGCCACAGTTAGCGCGTCGCTGGGGCAATGAGCTGACGATTTTTATCGCGCTAGTGTTTTTGACGCTTGGTGACTTTTTACGTGGCTTTAGCGCGATTTGGTTATTGGTCGGCACGTTATTGTTAGGCGTCGGGATCGCGGTAATGAACGTGTTAGTACCAGCGGTGATCGCGGATCATTTTCTGCAGCGGTTGGGCAGCGTTACGAGTCTATATACTTTTTCAATGACGTTATTCAGTGCGGTTGGCGCTGGTGCCAGTGCGCCGTTAGCCAAACAATTCGGCTGGCAGCCGGTTTTACAGATTTTGGCGTTAATTGCTGGTATGATTGCGCTGCTGTGGTTGCCGAATTTACGATTAAATCATCGTCTAGTACCAGCGAACAATCAACCAAAAGTACGCTCGGTTTGGCGGGTACGCGGGGCTTGGTTGATGACCGTAATGATGGGGATTCAGTCGTTGCTGTTTTACACGGTTTTAACGTGGCTGCCGAAAATTATGACTAGCCGCGGTGTTCCAGCAACAACTTCGGGTTTAATGCTGGGACTATTTCAATTAGCAGCGCTACCGGCAGCTTATTTTATTCCAACCTTGGCGGCCAAAGCCAAACAGCGGAGTGACTTGATCTGGGCGATTTGTGGGATGTTCGTACTCGGTTTAGCTGGGCTGTTAGTACCAAGTCATTCATTGTGGTACTTAGGTGTGTTGTGCGTATTGCTTGGTTTAGCCAGTACCGGTGCATTTGGTTTATGCATGACTCTGTTTAGCTTAAAAACCACCACGGCGGCAGAAACAGCGGCAATTTCGGGGATGGCACAATCAGCTGGCTATTTATTGGCAGCCGTGGGACCTGTGTCGTTTGGCTTGGTTTACGGTGCGCTTCATTCATGGACGCTATTGTTGTTAATTTTGCTTGTTTTAGATGTAATGATGTTGATCGTCGGTTTGGCAGTTGAGCGGCAGCAAACGATCTTTGACTAA
- a CDS encoding glutathione S-transferase C-terminal domain-containing protein produces the protein MAAACEWHPGQAKVATKSQKIQTPIAIQAGRYRLIWGKFCPWATQIAIEIDLLGLDQVISKGEIQSLRRRDLDTDWVFGATNQVKDPVLQTARLSENYRQALPTFSGRATVPALVDTTTGAVVNNDANFLLDNLATAWRPYFSTAAPELYPAEQKEAVRQTSQTILHEINEVPGKILQAKSQVEYEQLAQTFFTRLASFDQILSTQPYLLGDQLTQPDIRLFVTLVRFDLVYYYQNKLSYKKLTDYPALWSYAKRLYRLPAFKQNTDFTAIKAHFYQVDDTPINSFDRVTPFGIDAAKWA, from the coding sequence ATGGCAGCAGCATGTGAATGGCACCCAGGACAGGCTAAGGTAGCTACAAAAAGTCAAAAAATACAAACACCAATTGCAATTCAAGCTGGACGCTATCGACTGATTTGGGGTAAGTTTTGTCCTTGGGCGACGCAAATTGCGATCGAAATTGATTTATTAGGTTTAGATCAAGTTATATCTAAAGGTGAGATTCAATCATTGCGTCGTCGTGACTTAGACACAGATTGGGTGTTTGGGGCCACCAATCAAGTTAAAGATCCAGTGTTACAGACAGCACGATTATCAGAAAACTATCGGCAGGCACTACCGACATTTAGTGGTCGTGCGACGGTACCAGCATTAGTCGATACGACGACAGGTGCTGTGGTCAACAATGATGCTAATTTCTTGTTGGATAATTTAGCGACAGCCTGGCGACCTTATTTTAGCACTGCTGCACCAGAACTTTATCCTGCAGAACAAAAAGAGGCAGTTCGTCAGACAAGCCAGACCATACTGCACGAAATTAATGAAGTCCCTGGCAAAATTTTACAGGCTAAATCGCAAGTAGAGTACGAACAACTGGCTCAGACTTTCTTTACGCGTTTAGCTAGTTTTGATCAAATATTGTCAACTCAGCCCTACTTATTAGGCGATCAGCTGACACAACCGGATATTCGCTTATTCGTTACGTTGGTGCGGTTTGATTTAGTTTATTACTACCAGAATAAATTAAGTTATAAAAAGTTAACCGATTATCCAGCATTATGGTCGTACGCCAAACGATTGTATCGACTACCTGCATTTAAGCAAAATACTGATTTTACCGCGATCAAAGCTCATTTCTATCAAGTCGATGATACACCGATCAATTCGTTTGATCGAGTAACGCCATTTGGTATCGATGCGGCAAAATGGGCATAG